The genomic interval TGACACTGTCATTATACACTCTTACAGTCAAGCTGTGTGCATGTCAAATAAGAATGGGATCATGTAACGCAGAGGTATGGCTCGATTGCCGCCAACACGACGACAATATGGTCAGTTTCTCAtttcagagaggagaagaaaaatgtgtttttgaaatactGTATCACACTTGTCTATTTGAACAGGAAGTGTATATAACATACCGACTCCaacatttgttgtttaaaaataaaacaaatacaaccaTTTCCTACCTAGATGAATCATTTATGGTAATAGATCTAGACATTGGCAGCTATTAACTATAGTTAAGTGTGTACCAATAAGAAACTGCGCAAATATTTGTATCATGGTGGCAACAATATTTTGCCACATGCTCAAAGTGGCATTTGTTTAGTATAAAGCCAATCCAAAGCTTCTAGTAGAGGATCTGATATCCTTTGCCTTCAGCTGAGGTAACTTATCCCTTATTATCTCTgacaatgacatcactttgctgtacagtatatgtacTCCGCAGTTAATACTGTCAAATGTTCCATcagcaaataaataacatttggacCTAATTCTAATAAACGAGGTGAACCTCAGTTGGAAGTGTATCCTTATAGATCCAACATGAAATGAATACAGCTCAACATTCGATAGCTTGACTAATCTGCCTTCACattcttcaaaacaaatgtCTCTATTGACTTATTATTTAGGTTTCactgaaatatgaatatatgaGGCTGTTAGTCATGGTCTGGAAATACATGCTGGATTACATTTACTATGTTGTCTCCGGTCATCCTAAAAAGTGCCTTCCAGGACTGACACAGAGCTCTAAAGGGCTGCATGTAAAGCTTTATCACTTGTCAGGTGGAGTTCTTCCAGAGACAAAGGGCTGCAGTGTAGGCAAAAAGATGCAGATTGATGTTACATATGTAAACGCTAGTATTGGCGTTTTACTAATTAAGAAAAGACAAGACTCCGGCTTCAGGTTTCAACTTTGTAGCGTGCGTTGATGATCAGATTAGTGGCACTAGCCGCAGTTGAAACAGTGCAAATACGTAGGAGTGTTTTCGCTTATGCTGTTTTTCGGAGGGTCCCGATGGCAGCTTGTTTCGGGGGCTAAAAGGGGATGGCAGCAGTCTGACGCCTCCTCGGGGTACAGTATGCATGGACCATTTGAGGATATGGATGCTCACTGGCCTTCCCACTCCTCGTCGGACACCTCATCATGAGGGATGATGCGAGTGTTGCTGGCCCGGATGCTGCTGATGTTAGTGAAAGAGAGGAGGCTCGCAATGCCCATCAGACTCACTCCGGTGCCATCCAGGTTCACCTGAGCCAGATGCATGTGTTTCAAGAACTTCAGACCTGAGGACAAAAGGTAACGTAAGGACATGGTTCAACGACTCAAGAGAAAAAAGCAGTTATCAGTTGCGGGCGAGTGCCTTTGGAGTTTGACCTTACCGTGGTCTGTGATCCGCGTGCGGCTCAGATTAAGTTTCACGAGCTGATTGCAGCGAATCAGACCTCTCCTCACCACCGTGTCTCCCACCTGCGTACTGGCTAGACCCAACACCTAAAATCACAAgagaaaaaactgtaaaatgtgtatatacacatatacatccCCTTTCTGAGTCTGGTTGAACACATTTTCCCAATACTGTTTTATGCAGTGGACTCACCTGGAGGTGCGGCAGAAAGGTGATGAGTTGGGCCACTCCTCTGCTGGTGACCGCTGTCCGGTCCAGACAgagctcctgcagctcctgcaggccCCGCAGAGAGGGGAGCCCTGCATCTGTCACCTGTGTGTTGCTCAGGGACAGCTTCTTCAACCTACACAAAGTACACAACACTCCTGTCAGTATCTCTCTGTAATCATGACGAAACAGTGTCCGCATGTGTTTAACAGCGTGGGATTGACCTGTTCATGGTGGAGAGCTGGCTGACTCCCTGGTCTGTGACTTGTGTGTAGTCAGTCAGGTCCAGTTCTATGAGCACAGACAGTCTAGAGAGGAATGCTAAGCCGCTGTCTGTCACGCAGTGCCGTCCAGGGAGAGTCAGCTGGGTCAACTTCAGACCTGGAAGGCAAGTAGAAACCTCTCTTTAGAGTTTGATTGACTTGTTTGAGTCCATCCATGTGCCTTATTTTCCATTAACGTACCTGAGATGATCTGCAGGGCGTGATTACCATCCGCTACGGGGATTCCAGCCAAACTGAGGGCACACAGAGCAGGGTGGGAGGAGAGGTGCTCCAGGGAGCTCTCTGTCACACCTGTCCCATCCAGGTTGAGAGTCTGCAAGCTGGACATCTCTGCCAGAGCTGACACATCCCTGACCTGgcagagacaaaaagaaaatgttaaaaaccGGCTTTTCTGTGAGTTACCAGTCAGGATGTGCCCAGCAGAGCTGAGGGTACCTTGGTGTGCTTGATGCTGAGCATACGCAGGTGTGGCACACAGGTGGGCAGGGCTCCCAGTGTGGCTTCAGTCACAGCCGTCTGGTTCAGGCTGAGCTGAGAGAGACAGGACGGAGCGGACTTGAGATAAAGTACCATCCCAGCGTCTGTCACTTTGGTCTGGTCcagggacaggaagtacaggctCTTTAAACCTAGAGGAAAGAAGGAAATTGTGTCAGTAAGTGgcaaaacacatcaaatcaaAACTCATTCTGCGCTAAATACAAGTGCTTAAAACGGAGCAGTTTAATTTGGGATCTGTTGAATCCTTTACATGTCCTCGGGTAACATTCTGAGCCTTGTTCGCAGGAGAGTTTGAAGAAAGCCTTACCTGTGATATGCTGCAGACAGGAGTCAGTTAGTTTGCTACAAGAGGCCAGGTTCAGGTTCTGGAGTTTAACCAGGCTGGACAGGATCGACAGGCCAGAGTCTGGAAGAACACAAttagatcatttaaataatttggcAAACAAAATGCTGAAGAATCCCTAAAACGTCATCCTGAGATGAATTTCTGTACCAGTGATGAGAGGCGAGTTGACCAGACTCAGATGCTTCAGTGCTGTGAAGGCCCTTAACTGCCGCAGGAGCTCATTGGTGGAGTAAGGGTAGCAGTTTAGGACAAACTTTTGCAGTGGGCAGCCGAAGAAGAGCTCCAGGGTGCGTGGACGCAGGAGCCTCTCGCGGGACATGTGGTTCAGCAGAAGCTCTGCTAGCTCCGGGGTGAGGCATGCCAGACTGCTGCTGTactgcatgctgggagctgTAGTAGGGAGGAGATACAAAGGGCCAAGAATGCTGACAATGACTTTTCTGGAAACTAAATGAGTCATAAAAGTGAGTATTCTAAATGGTCTCTTACCAGTCATGAGATGGACAGTTGCGCGTGTGGCCAAGGCACACAGGGATGGCACGCTAGGGGCCCTGTAGGGTTTTTTCGGGGGTGACGGTTGTCCCTGGGAGGCACGGGGGTCTTCTTGCTGCGCAGCTCTTTGAAGACGCTCTACTGCAGCCAGACCTGCGGCTCCAGGAGCCTCCCGACCTCCCGCATCCTCAGCCTCTGGTGGATCCTCATGTGGGGCctccctgaaacacacaaacacaactctcTTTTATTTCCAAGCTGTATTTgaattaacaataaaaatatgttatgttaacatttaaagttGTATGGGTTAAAGTTCTTATGTAAAATTGGTCTCATATTGTCTTGACACCCACCTGAGTCGATTGCCTTGCTCTGGCCAGAGGTGCCTGGGCTCAAATTCTCCACGAATCCTATTATCTGGAAAGAAAGGCAGCCGCGGCATTCCTGTAAACATACAGGGAAAAGTGACAATTGTGAAAGATCACCAAGCTGCAACTCAAAATACTCTAACACTCTAAATACTAATAACATTGTCTAGTCCTCCCTTAACTGAACGGAAGTAACTTGAAGCCACAAGAAGTTCAAGGAGGATTAAGGGAAGCAAGCAACATGTAGGTCAAGCAGGGATGAGGTGTTCGACTCAGAAAGTAGTACCATTAAGCATATCAAgagcttcttcctcttccccttGTTCTTCATCCACCTCAATGCCGGCATTTTCCTCCACATCACCAGCAACCAACTTGTGGCCCCGGCCTGTTGAAGAGAACCACGAATATTACTGTATGACTGAACAGCTATTAGAAAATGCTGGACATGCTGATTGTGATATAATTTAGCTTATAGAGTTGCAAAGTGAGGAGCTATTTTAGAAGTATCTGGAATGTTGAATGTCAATCAAAATTTTGAGATGAGATTATGAGATTTTTTTACCCCAGGAGTGAGATGGCCCGGACAGTGGACCACCTCCAGGAATCCCTGCGTAATTCATGGCCTCTTCCCACACCTGGTTGGGGATCGGAGGAGGTAGGACAAGGTCCCGCCCACCCGCTCCCTCCAGGACAGGGATATGTGGCTGAGGAGACGCAT from Eleginops maclovinus isolate JMC-PN-2008 ecotype Puerto Natales chromosome 21, JC_Emac_rtc_rv5, whole genome shotgun sequence carries:
- the si:ch73-173p19.1 gene encoding uncharacterized protein si:ch73-173p19.1 is translated as MSSAAPPTIGELFLILSEMGFSEEQIQAAVQAGHFSVSDAADWLLQGQYPRHKLVKHSAQPAETAFSAFNPPKEAASTSETPTSPSDSRASPSLVLRQSQSGALSPDPLPVESRIKQDKSDFEEQQRQRVAQEARTERRQKKQERELVLKRIAEDRRSLQEKKQTSPATETSPPTVQAQKLGGAVQTNVDNNCVLMIRLPSGESMRERFPADAPLRSVVEHIAGRHPSLASFSLLQGFPRKRFGEAELACSLHSLGLTPNAALCIQTTPPETPQDPPSPAEPLSSLPSPCDASPQPHIPVLEGAGGRDLVLPPPIPNQVWEEAMNYAGIPGGGPLSGPSHSWGRGHKLVAGDVEENAGIEVDEEQGEEEEALDMLNGMPRLPFFPDNRIRGEFEPRHLWPEQGNRLREAPHEDPPEAEDAGGREAPGAAGLAAVERLQRAAQQEDPRASQGQPSPPKKPYRAPSVPSLCALATRATVHLMTAPSMQYSSSLACLTPELAELLLNHMSRERLLRPRTLELFFGCPLQKFVLNCYPYSTNELLRQLRAFTALKHLSLVNSPLITDSGLSILSSLVKLQNLNLASCSKLTDSCLQHITGLKSLYFLSLDQTKVTDAGMVLYLKSAPSCLSQLSLNQTAVTEATLGALPTCVPHLRMLSIKHTKVRDVSALAEMSSLQTLNLDGTGVTESSLEHLSSHPALCALSLAGIPVADGNHALQIISGLKLTQLTLPGRHCVTDSGLAFLSRLSVLIELDLTDYTQVTDQGVSQLSTMNRLKKLSLSNTQVTDAGLPSLRGLQELQELCLDRTAVTSRGVAQLITFLPHLQVLGLASTQVGDTVVRRGLIRCNQLVKLNLSRTRITDHGLKFLKHMHLAQVNLDGTGVSLMGIASLLSFTNISSIRASNTRIIPHDEVSDEEWEGQ